TTATTAATTGATGTTTTGCTTTTAGTTTTAAACTTTTAATGCTTGAATTTTCGAATTCAAATTTTTTAATGATTTCCGTATGAGCAACAAAATTGGGATGATACGCGAGCCTTGATTTTGAATGAACCAAATGTTCTACCTGGTTGGAGCTCCAATCACTAGAATATTTAAGGAAAGATTCCTCCCACTTTGGTATTTTGGAATATGAAAGTGCACTTGAATTTGAAACTTCTATCCCCCCTACCAAAATCTAAATTCAAAGTCCATTCCAAGCCCCAGTTTGAAACCTTGCGCAAGTTTATAAATAAGGGTTCGCCTACATCACTCAACTCGCCAGACAGACCTCTTAGCGATGGATAATACATGTAATATGCATTCAAAGACGCCTTTATGTTTTTCTTTCCATTTAAATGCATCCCCAATTCAAAATCGATCAACTCTTCCGAAGTATTATTTAAATCACCAACGACGATATCTTCTCTAAACGGTTCTCGTTGCATATAGCCAATGGATGAAAATAGTGAGCCATTTTCAGAAAAATACTTGCTTACAAATAATTTTGGTGTAAAGGATTTGAAATGAAGTTCATACTGAAGTGGAAGGTTAAATTCCTTAATACCTATAATTTCATGTTTTACTTGTCGGTATAAAATATCAACATTCACATCCCAATTAGATCCTGGCTTCCAAAGTAATTTAAATCCCAATGATCCATCCAACTTAGTGCCTTCATTTTGGTAATAAAAATTCTTAATCTTTTCAAATGAATCAAGAATTACATCTTTAACCCTGCCAAAGTGATTCCCATCGTATGAACTTAAACTGATCTCCGGCCGGAACTCAAAAGATTTAGATGGGTTTATTAAAAGTTCAGACCGTAGAAACAAATAATGATTGCTAAGCCATTTTTGCCTAATGATATCTGCTTTTTGAATTCCATAAGCATTGATTTCATATGGGAGCAGGTCCACTTCCGCTTTGTAATTCTCATAGAATCCATTTCCATGGGTATAGTTCAAGGTATTTGACCAAGTCAAAAAATCAGCGCATTGTTGCTGATAAAAAAATTGGAGATGATCTTGTTTATAATCATCAATTTCATTGTCATAAGGGCCCGTTTGCCTTTCCATTCCCGCTGCATTAAACCTGCGTAAACTATCCACAAATTCGTATTGAACAGGCAATCCGAACCATGCCTGGCCTGTCTTTTCAGATCCATGAATATAATTTAGTCTGAACGAATTTTTCTTATTGACGATACCTGCAGCAAAATAAAATGAATTGAGTTTTGACGCTGACCGCTCAATGTATCCATCAGATTTCATTTGAGACAAACCAACTTCAAAGTAGTATTTGTTTTCCAAAAGACCAGAATGTGCTCCCGCACTAAATTTAAAGGTATTAAAACTTCCATACTGCAGTTCCGCTCTTGCTCCAGGTGTAAACCTCAAATGATTTGTTTGAATATCCATAGCGCCCCCAAATGAAGGAGTACCGGGCCTGTTCGGCACATTTCCACGAATCAGCGATATACGCTCTGAATTACTTAAAATATCAGGAATATCTACAAAATAACTCAATGATGATTCCGCATCTGTAAACGGAATCCCGTTAATTGTAAGTTGAATATGAGATGGATCCAAACCTCTGAACCGAATCCCTGTATAACCTACACCATTACCTGCGTCTGATGACACCAGAACTCCCGGTGACCCGGCAAGTAC
The genomic region above belongs to Saprospiraceae bacterium and contains:
- a CDS encoding TonB-dependent receptor plug domain-containing protein translates to MRLYWFIAFSCLYFAESTSQGKLILQIDDMDNAPFQNIEVEIVQLQLKVFTDLKGQCIFPIIPKGVYAVAIDYLYGIEYRTLYMPMSDTSIHVQLERRVAFDEILIRSYQMGITAFPNASDLGGEILQELHKSKDIPYVLAGSPGVLVSSDAGNGVGYTGIRFRGLDPSHIQLTINGIPFTDAESSLSYFVDIPDILSNSERISLIRGNVPNRPGTPSFGGAMDIQTNHLRFTPGARAELQYGSFNTFKFSAGAHSGLLENKYYFEVGLSQMKSDGYIERSASKLNSFYFAAGIVNKKNSFRLNYIHGSEKTGQAWFGLPVQYEFVDSLRRFNAAGMERQTGPYDNEIDDYKQDHLQFFYQQQCADFLTWSNTLNYTHGNGFYENYKAEVDLLPYEINAYGIQKADIIRQKWLSNHYLFLRSELLINPSKSFEFRPEISLSSYDGNHFGRVKDVILDSFEKIKNFYYQNEGTKLDGSLGFKLLWKPGSNWDVNVDILYRQVKHEIIGIKEFNLPLQYELHFKSFTPKLFVSKYFSENGSLFSSIGYMQREPFREDIVVGDLNNTSEELIDFELGMHLNGKKNIKASLNAYYMYYPSLRGLSGELSDVGEPLFINLRKVSNWGLEWTLNLDFGRGDRSFKFKCTFIFQNTKVGGIFP